One genomic region from Candidatus Neomarinimicrobiota bacterium encodes:
- a CDS encoding 4Fe-4S binding protein → MPDTYNYDHYKTVPDPAEKINKKKKKPRLIAVVDEDNCTGCQVCVPFCPVDCIQPVPAQKYNIPIPPVQIRFDECIGCQICAKVCTKLTWDAIQMLPTEEFETLYNITVAD, encoded by the coding sequence ATGCCAGACACATATAATTACGATCATTACAAAACTGTTCCCGATCCAGCGGAAAAGATCAATAAGAAAAAGAAAAAACCTAGATTAATAGCCGTAGTTGACGAGGACAATTGCACAGGATGTCAAGTCTGTGTTCCTTTTTGTCCGGTGGATTGTATTCAACCTGTTCCAGCGCAAAAATATAATATTCCTATTCCTCCTGTTCAAATTCGTTTCGACGAATGTATTGGCTGCCAAATTTGTGCTAAAGTCTGCACTAAGCTTACCTGGGATGCCATCCAAATGCTTCCGACGGAAGAATTTGAAACTCTCTACAATATTACCGTAGCGGATTGA
- a CDS encoding ferredoxin family protein has product MTYIIAEPCVGVCDTACVEVCPVDCIHHTQDDAGEVVKQKLEAGEDIEGLTLYINPEECIDCGACEPECPVEAIFEESETPEEWHKFIAMNYEHFGQTPPS; this is encoded by the coding sequence ATGACATACATCATAGCAGAACCTTGTGTAGGAGTTTGCGATACAGCTTGTGTTGAAGTCTGTCCAGTTGATTGTATCCATCACACCCAAGATGATGCAGGCGAAGTGGTAAAACAAAAATTAGAAGCTGGTGAAGATATTGAAGGACTTACACTTTATATAAATCCTGAGGAATGTATTGATTGCGGAGCATGTGAACCGGAATGTCCGGTTGAAGCTATTTTTGAAGAAAGCGAAACTCCCGAAGAGTGGCATAAATTCATTGCAATGAATTATGAACACTTTGGGCAAACACCGCCAAGCTAA